A window from Triticum aestivum cultivar Chinese Spring chromosome 6D, IWGSC CS RefSeq v2.1, whole genome shotgun sequence encodes these proteins:
- the LOC123141790 gene encoding uncharacterized protein, translated as MRGRRRGSSGTATDFLVCFPPRAHLALMPPKTACSPSRPSASSERRHSTSGARPSSSSSRAATNRNPSRRHHAVDVGEDNEPSSPKVTCAGQIKVSRSAKPKAAGAGGKKKATWMQALGIKKDALPFLNALHGAFRLNVSGCFGRFPGAVVEYTSGEEDEEEEEHVERAGKETDRRHGDALAKWFMVLEEGKRAPNKNQEHELPHEEQEKEDAAPPANALMLMRCRSAPAKGLARRLGVADAGEDEEAKSDSNKAREEEPEKENLVVMRYPPDFFQVSMDIAKETWIVGGDDSVLRCRSWKK; from the coding sequence atgagggggaggaggagggggagcagcGGCACGGCCACCGACTTCCTCGTCTGCTTCCCGCCGCGGGCGCACCTGGCGCTGATGCCGCCCAAGACGGCCTGCAGCCCGTCGCGGCCGTCCGCGAGCTCCGAGCGCCGGCACAGCACCAGCGGCGCccggccgtcgtcgtcgtcgtccaggGCGGCCACCAACAGGAACCCGAGCCGGCGCCACCACGCCGTGGACGTCGGCGAGGACAACGAGCCGTCGTCGCCcaaggtgacgtgcgcggggcagaTCAAGGTCTCCCGGTCGGCCAAGCCCAAGGCCGCCGGTGCTGgcgggaagaagaaggccacgTGGATGCAGGCGCTCGGGATCAAGAAGGACGCCCTGCCCTTCCTCAACGCCCTGCACGGCGCCTTCCGGCTCAACGTCTCCGGCTGCTTCGGCAGGTTCCCCGGAGCCGTCGTGGAGTACACctccggggaggaggacgaggaggaggaggagcacgtggAGCGCGCGGGGAAGGAGACGGATCGGCGCCACGGCGACGCATTGGCCAAGTGGTTCATGGTGCTCGAGGAAGGCAAGAGGGCTCCCAACAAGAACCAGGAGCACGAGCTACCTCACGAGGAGCAGGAGAAAGAAGACGCGGCGCCGCCGGCGAACGCGCTGATGCTGATGCGGTGCCGGTCGGCGCCGGCGAAGGGGCTGGCGAGGAGGCTAGGAGTAGCCGACGCAGGGGAGGACGAGGAGGCCAAGAGCGACAGCAACAAGGCAAGGGAGGAAGAGCCGGAGAAGGAGAACCTGGTGGTGATGAGGTACCCGCCCGACTTCTTCCAGGTGTCCATGGACATCGCCAAGGAGACATGGATCGTCGGCGGCGACGACTCGGTCCTACGCTGCCGGAGCTGGAAGAAATGA